One Elaeis guineensis isolate ETL-2024a chromosome 10, EG11, whole genome shotgun sequence genomic window carries:
- the LOC105052997 gene encoding peptidyl serine alpha-galactosyltransferase isoform X2: MIIRGPIIPWELGAEKGKPVAAYYGYLRGCNNILAKLHTKHPELCDKVGGLLAMHIDDLRALAPMWLSKTEEVREDRAHWGTNITGDIYGKGWISEMYGYSFGAAEVGLHHKINDDLMIYPGYIPRPGTEPILMHYGLPFQVGTWSFSKLEHHEDPIVYDCNRLFASPPYPREVEMMESDPNKRRGLFLSIECINTLNEGLLLHHASMGCPKPKWSKYLSFLRSKRFSELTKPKLLNQHQMHHEIIEPKQLSDESGRAHPKIHTLFSTECSPYFDWQTVGLIHSFHLSGQPGNITRLLSCTDEDLKRYKGHDLAPTHYVPSMSRHPLTGDWYPAINKPAAVLHWVNHVETDAEFIVILDADMIMRGPITPWEYGVQRGHPVSTPYEYLIGCDNELAKIHTRNPSTCDKVGGVIIMHIDDLRKFALLWLHKTEEVRADKAHYATNFTGDIYAAGWISEMYGYSFGAAELNLRHIVKRDILIYPGYVPEPGVKYKVFHYGLRFDVGNWSFDKADWRDVDMVNTCWAKFPEPPDPSTLSKEDENILQRDLLSIECGKALNRALYLHHKRRNCPPSNAIGNSNQLIGDEGISFRQRHEGNNENLHITRKIPVPFVGSNMSSIYRSNNGGKSLRIWMVGLWAFSVLGFLAVISMVLSTHKGEASKRARNKKTYAGVSDTGGNSHKFHDKHIYDVEIASDD; encoded by the exons ttatttaaGGGGATGCAATAATATTCTTGCAAAATTGCACACAAAGCATCCAGAATTATGTGACAAGGTTGGTGGGCTTTTAGCTATGCATATTGATGATTTAAGGGCATTAGCACCTATGTGGCTTTCAAAGACAGAAGAAGTACGGGAGGATCGGGCCCATTGGGGAACCAATATAACAGGTGACATTTATGGCAAGGGTTGGATCAGTGAGATGTATGGATATTCATTTGGTGCTGCAGAA GTAGGCCTTCACCACAAGATAAATGATGATTTGATGATCTATCCAGGTTATATTCCAAGACCTGGTACTGAGCCAATTCTCATGCACTATGGCCTACCATTTCAAGTTGGGACATGGTCTTTCAGTAAGTTAGAGCATCATGAGGATCCCATTGTCTATGATTGCAACCGTCTTTTCGCTTCACCCCCTTATCCTAGAGAG GTTGAGATGATGGAATCTGATCCGAACAAAAGGCGGGGCTTATTTTTGAGCATAGAATGCATTAACACTTTGAATGAAGGTCTTCTGTTGCACCATGCATCAATGGGGTGTCCCAAGCCAAAGTGGTCAAAGTACTTAAGTTTTTTAAGAAGTAAGAGATTTTCAGAGCTTACCAAGCCAAAGCTCCTAAATCAACATCAGATGCACCATGAGATAATTGAGCCAAAACAACTCTCAGATGAATCAGGAAGGGCACACCCAAAAATTCATACCCTTTTCTCCACTGAATGTTCACCGTATTTTGATTGGCAAACAGTAGGCCTTATCCATAGCTTTCATTTGAGCGGTCAGCCTGGTAATATCACACGCCTTCTCAGTTGTACTGACGAAGACTTGAAGCGGTACAAGGGCCATGACCTGGCTCCCACACATTATGTTCCATCAATGAGCCGACATCCACTGACAGGGGATTG GTATCCAGCTATCAATAAACCTGCAGCTGTTCTTCACTGGGTTAACCATGTGGAGACCGATGCAGAGTTCATAGTTATTTTGGATGCTGATATGATAATGAGGGGTCCCATTACACCATGGGAGTATGGTGTACAACGTGGCCATCCTGTTTCAACTCCCTATGA ATACCTTATTGGATGTGACAATGAGCTTGCAAAGATACATACTCGCAATCCCTCAACTTGTGACAAGGTTGGCGGAGTCATAATAATGCACATAGATGACCTGAGGAAGTTTGCTTTACTGTGGCTGCACAAGACGGAGGAGGTTAGAGCTGACAAAGCTCATTATGCAACAAATTTCACTGGTGACATATATGCAGCTGGTTGGATTAGTGAGATGTATGGTTACTCCTTTGGTGCAGCTGAG TTAAATTTAAGGCATATTGTAAAGCGGGACATATTAATATATCCAGGTTACGTCCCAGAACCAGGAGTCAAATACAAGGTGTTCCATTATGGGCTGAGATTTGATGTTGGGAACTGGAGTTTTGACAAGGCTGATTGGAGGGATGTTGACATGGTAAACACATGCTGGGCTAAGTTTCCTGAACCTCCTGATCCTTCTACTCTTTCCAAGGAAGATGAAAATATCCTTCAAAGGGATCTCCTTAGTATTGAATGCGGAAAAGCACTGAACAGGGCTCTCTATCTGCACCATAAGCGAAGGAATTGTCCTCCTTCAAATGCTATTGGTAATTCAAATCAATTAATAGGAGATGAGGGCATATCATTTAGACAAAGACATGAAGGGAACAATGAGAACTTGCATATAACAAGAAAAATCCCTGTTCCATTCGTTGGATCAAATATGTCATCTATATATAGGTCAAATAATGGTGGTAAGTCTCTAAGGATTTGGATGGTTGGACTTTGGGCTTTTTCAGTGTTAGGCTTCTTAGCTGTGATCTCCATGGTCCTTTCAACCCATAAAGGGGAAGCTTCAAAGAGGGCCAGAAACAAAAAAACTTATGCTGGAGTTTCAGATACTGGTGGAAATTCTCATAAGTTTCATGATAAGCACATCTATGATGTTGAAATAGCTTCTGACGATTGA